The stretch of DNA AGCAGATGGCCACCAGCGCCGAGGTGCGTGAGGTCGGTCGCAAGCTCGCCGAGGAACACGCCCAGCTCGACGAGGAGGTGCGCAAGGTCGCCGACCAGCTCGGTGTTCCGCTGCCGAGCGGGCCGAACGCCCAGCAGATGGGCTGGATGTCCGAGATCACGTCGAAGACCGGCTCGGAGTACGACCGCACGTTCGTCCAGATCGTGCGCGAGGCGCACGGGATGATCCTCCCGGTCATCTCCGAGGTGCGCAGCGGCACGCAGAACGACCTCATCCGGCAGTTCGCCGAGACGGGCAACGAGTTCGTCACCCGCCACCACCAGTACCTGGAGAGCACCGGGCTGGTCGACTACTCCGCACTGCCCCACCACGGCCCCGGCCTGCTCGGCGGGGGCACGGACACGAGCGACCTGCTCGTGCCGTTCCTCGTGTTCATCGCCGCGCTGCTCGCCGCCATCGCCCTGGTCTGGGGCCTGCGCAGCCGGTCGACGCCCAGCCGCCGCCAGCGCGTCACCGTCCCCGAGCCCTCGATCTCGCGTCCCGCCGCGCGTCTCCCCGAACTCACCGCGGTGGCCGCGATCCCGGCACCGCGGAGCATGAGCATCGACGACACCGGCCCGATCTCCGTGATCAGCGACGTCCCCGTGGCCACGCTCACGGACAGCGGCGCCTACCGCCTGTCCCCGGACTCCGGCGCACACGCCACCTTCACGAAGACCCGCAACGCCACCGCGGTCAGCGACAGCGGCTCCCACCGCGCCGTCAGCGACTCGGACTCGCACCGATCCGTCTCCACGTCCGGTTCCCACCGGATGCCGCGCTCCCGTCGAGCACGGCACTCAACGCGGCGCTAGCTCCCCGCTCTTCGCGCCGCAGCACCGGCGGCTCGTCCGCCGGTGTGCCTGTCCCCGATCCCCGAACGGAGGACCCATGTCCCCGAGCAGTACTGCTCGATATTTCTCGACACGGCGAAAGATCGGTCTTTGCGCCGCCGCTCTCGTTGTGACCCTGCTACCCACCGCGTGCAGCTCCGCCTACGCGGCCGACGAGGCTCCCGAAGTCGTGGAGGTCGGCGGCGTGGCTGCAGCTGAGCCGCTGGCCGACGAGGACGACGCCGCCGCGGACGACCCCGCCGCGGAGGAAGGCGCCGCTGAGGAAGGCGCCGAGCCGGCCGACCCCGTTGCCGAGGCACCCCCGCCCGAGGAAGGTGAGGTGGCCCAGCTGCGCGGCCGAGACCGCGGCCGGGACAACGACGGCCGGGGCGGCCGGGGCGATGGCCGGGGCGGCCGAGACATCGGCGACGGTCGCGGGCAGGAGGGCGGCCAGGCCGGCGGTCGACCCGGCAAGCCGGACGGCGGCGTGGAGCCGCCTCCGCCCCCCAACGAAGGCGGCAACGAGGGCAACAACGGGCTCGACGTCCTCGGCACGGACTGCACCAACAGCCAGCTGGAACCGCACACCGGGTTCGAGGTTGCACCGGCCTGCGTCTCGACCTCCTTCGGTGAGGTCGCGGCGGAGGAGAACAGCCCCTCGCTGCTCATCACGGAGGCCCCGCAGACCGTGGCCGTCGGCGAGGACTTCACCATCGCGGTGAGCACCCGCAACCTCGTCCGCGACCGCTTCCTCGGCGCTGCCGCGGGTGGCTACTACCTGGAGAGCTCGTTCCTGAACGGTGACGGCCTCCAGCGCGGCCACTTCCACACGGCGTGCCGGGTGCTCGAGAGCGTTGCCGAGGCGCCCGACGCGGAACCGGCTCCGGAGTTCTTCGTCGCCACGCAGGACAACGGCGGCGGTGCGGCCCCGGACACGGTGGAGATCACCGTGCCCGGCATAGACACCGCGGGCACCGTCCAGTGCGCGTCGTGGGCCGGCGACGGTTCCCACCGGACCCCGATGATGCAGCGGGCGAACCAGACTCCGGCATTCGACGCAGTCCGCATCACGGTTCAGTAGAAGAAGAACGCATCGGAGCGCGGCGGCCGTGCTTCCACGCCGGCCGCCGCGCCCCGTATCCCGAACTGAGGACCCATGTCCCCGTACAGCACCGCCCGGCGTCCCTCGAGCGCTCGCAAGATCGCGCTCTGCGCTGCAGCCGTCGTGGTGACGCTCCTCCCCACCGCGTGCGGAACCGCACTCGCCGACAGCGGCGACTCCGCCCAGGCCACGGTGGAAGTTGGTGGTGCCGACGCTGCTGAGCCGGTCGACGACGAGGACGGCACCGCCGTGGAGGGCGGAGCCGACGAGGAGGGCGGAGCCGACGAGGGGGGCGGCGCCGACGAGGAGCAGCCCGGCGGCTCCGATGGCGACGATGACCCCGCCGAGGACGGAAACGCCTCGGAGGACGAGTCCCCGGCGCAGAACGACGGGGACGACGCACGCGACGAGAACGACCCGGGGAACGGCCGCGACGAGGAGCGGAAGGCGCCTCCCGCCGACGAGGAGAACAAGGAGAACGAGGAGAACGGGGACGACGACAACGACGAGCTCGACGTCCTCGGCACGGACTGCACCAACAGCAGGCTGGAACCGCACACCGGGTTCGAGGTGGCACCGGCCTGCGTCTCGACCTCCTTCGGCGAGGTCCCGGCGGAGGATGACAGCCCGTCGCTGCTCATCACGGACGCCCCGCAGACCGTGGCCGTCGACCAGGAGTTCACGATCTCGGTGAGCACCCGCAACCTCGTCCGCGACCGCTTCCTCGGCGCCGCCGCAGGCGGCTACTACCGGGAGAGCTCGTTCCTCAACGACGACGGCATCCAGCGCGGCCACTTCCACACGGCCTGCCGCATGCTCGAGAGCACCGATGAGGCGCCCGACGCGGCACCGGCCCCGGAGTTCTTCCTGGCCACCCAGGACAACGGCGGCGGCGAGGCCCCGGACACCGTGAACATCACGGTGAGCGGCCTACCGGCCGGCACCGCCCAGTGCGCGGTGTGGGCCGGCGACGGGTCGCACCGCCTCCCGATGATGCAGCGGGCGAACCAGACCCCGGCCTTCGACGTGGTTCGCATCTCCGTCGAGTAGGAGCCTGCTGTCAGGCCAGGCCGATGTCGGCGAGGCCGAGCAGTGCGCGGTAGGGCACACCTTCGGCCTCGATCGCCTCACGGGCTCCGGTGTCGCGATCCACGACGGTCGCGACGCCGGCGATCTCGGCCCCGGCCTCCCGCACCGCGCGGACGGCGGTGAGCACCGAGGCGCCGGTCGTAGAGGTGTCCTCAACGACGAGCACCCGGCGGCCCGCGACGTCCGGTCCCTCGATGAGCCGCTGCATCCCGTGCTGCTTCGTCGACTTGCGGACGACGAACGCGTCCACCGGCGGCGTCTCGGGCGCGACGGCCCGCTCGGCCGCCGCGGCGTGCAGCACGGCATCCGCCACGGGGTCGGCCCCGAGGGTGAGGCCGCCGACCGCGGAGTACTCCCAGTCGGCGGTGAGCACCCGCAGGAGGCGCCCGACGAGCGGGGCGGCCCGGTGTTCCAGCGTGACCCGGCGCAGGTCCACGTAGTAGTCGGCCTCCGCGCCGGAGGACAACGTGACCCGCTCGTGCACGACACCCAGCTCGCGGACGAGCGCGGCCAGCTGCTCGCGCTCCGTGTCCGCCGTGCTCATCGCCGCCCCCTGCCCCGCTCGGCCGCCGCCATGACGCGGCGCAGCACCGGCCGCGGCAGCAGGTCGACGAGCACGGCGAGCGCTTTGTACTGCGGGCTCGGCACGGACACCACCTTCCCCCTCGCCAGGTCGGCGAGGCACTCCTCCACGACGCGCTCCGCCTCCAGCCACAGCAGGCCGCGGCGCGCGCCCATGTCCATCCCGGCACGCTCGTGGAACTCCGTGCGCACGAACCCGGGGCACAGCACCATCGCCCGCACGCCGGTGCCGGCGAGCGTGGCGGCGAGGCCCTCGGTGAAGACCGTCACCCACGCCTTCTCCGCCGTGTAGGTCGAGCCGCTGCCGGTGACCAGGCCGAGCATGCTCGCCACGTTCACCACGGCTCCGCGCCCCCGCTGGACCATCCCGGGCAGGGCGGCCCTCGTCAGCTGCAGCACCGCGGTGACGTTGAGGTCGTGCTGGCCGAGGATGGCGGCCGGGTCGGCCTTCAGGAAGGGCTGCCGCTGCCCGGCGCCCGCGTTGTTGACCAGCAGGTCGACCGGGGCGTCCTGGTCGGCCAGCCGCGCCGCGACCCGTTCCCGGCCCTCCACGGTGCTGAGGTCGGCCACCAGCACCTCGGCGGTCACCCCGCGCTCGCGGTGGCGGGCCGCGGCCGCTTCCAGCCGGTCGCCGTCGCGGGCGACGAGAACGAGGTCGCGGCCGTCCCGGGCGAGCCGCGCCGCGAACGCGGCGCCGATCCCGGATGTCGCGCCGGTGATCAATGCGGTGGGCACGTGCCGACCCTACTGACCCGGGATCACGACTCCTTGCGGAGGCGGACCCCCAGCCCCTGCTCGAGCGCGGTGGCGAACTCGGCGAGGTCGGCGAGCAGGTCCTGCACCCGCTCGGCGCTCGAGCTCAGCGGCGCGGTTGCGAGCACCCACGACTCCTCGGCCCAGAGCAGCTCGACGTCGTCGCCGAGCGTGTCGGCCGCGGTGGCGAGCCGGGGCGTCAGCAGCGGACGCACCGCGGCGGCGTCCGAGACGAACGCGTACCGCTCGCCGACCGGCTGGAGCAGGTCGAGCCCGGCGTCGTCGGGCAGCGGGGCGGACGGGAGGCGCAGCTCGACCGCGGCCGGCAGCGGCTCCTGAAGCTGCACCGCCACCAGGATCGACGTGAGCCGCCCGGCCTGCTCGTGGTCGAACACGTACGCCATGCGGGGCCCGTCCGGCGTGGGCACGTCCCCGCTGATCAGGTTGCGGGCCACACCGGGTCCGCCCTGGTGGATGGTGCCGTAGCGCCAGCGGCTGGGGAGCACCGGATCGGTGTCGAGGAACTCCCAGCCGCGCAGGGCGGCCCACCGCTTCCGGTCCTTCGCCCCCGAGCCGCGACGGCTGTCGGCCAGCAGCAAGGCGGCGCCGATCAACAGCGCGATCACGGCGATGACGAACCACACCGTCGACGAAAGACCCACGGTCGAGCAGCGTAGCCCGGTAGGGGCCCGACAAGCCGGAACGCCACGCATGATCGGGCCGGGCTTCGAACGCCCGGCCCGATCACGGTCAGCCCATGGTGACGGGCAGTCCCCTGCCGACGATCAGCGCACCGGTGCCGCCCTCTGCGGTGGGGTCGAGGTCGACCCGCACGGTGTCGCCCTCGCGGACCTCCCCGGCCAGCAGCTCCCTGGCCAGCTGGTCGCCGATCGCGGACTGGACCAGCCTGCGCAGCGGCCGCGCCCCGTAGACCGGGTCGAACCCGTTGAGCGCGAGCCACTCCCGCCCCGCGTCGGTGACCTCCAGGCTGAGCCTGCGCTTCGCCAGCCGCTCGCGCAGCCGGTCGAGCTGGATGTCGACGATCGCGGTGAGCTCCTCGGTGGACAGCGCGTGGAACACCACGACGTCGTCGAGCCGGTTCAGGAACTCGGGCTTGAAGTGCTGCCGGACGATCGTCATCACGGCGTCGTTGCGGCCCCGGTCGTCGAGCGCCGGGTCGGCGATGGCCTGCGAGCCCAGGTTCGAGGTGAGCACGAGGATCGTGTTGCGGAAGTCGACCGTGCGCCCCTGCCCGTCGGTGAGCCTGCCGTCGTCGAGCACCTGCAGCAGCGTGTCGAACACGTCCGAGTGCGCCTTCTCGACCTCGTCGAACAGCACCACCGAGTACGGGCGCCTGCGCACGGCCTCGGTGAGCTGGCCGCCCTGGTCGTAGCCGACGTAGCCGGGCGGGGCACCGACGAGGCGGGCCACCGAGTGCTTCTCGGAGTACTCGCTCATGTCGATGCGGATCATCGCCCGCTCGTCGTCGAACAGGAACTCGGCGAGGGCCTTGGCCAGCTCGGTCTTGCCGACACCGGTGGGACCGAGGAACAGGAACGACCCGGTCGGCCGGTTCTCGTCGGAGATCCCGGCGCGGGCGCGCCGCACCGCGTCGGACACCGCACGCACGGCCTCCGCCTGGCCGACCACGCGCCTGCCGAGCTCGTCCTCCATGCGCAGCAGCTTCGCGGTCTCGCCCTCGAGCAGCCGACCTGCCGGGATGCCGGTCCATGCGGACACGACGTCGGCGACGTCGTCCGGGCCGACCTCCTCCTTGAGCATCACGTCGGCGTCGGGGGCGGTGACGGCCGTGGCCTCGGCCAGCTTCTTCTCCAGCGCCGGGATGCGGCCGTAGCGCAGCTCGGCGGCCTTGCCCAGGTCACCGTCGCGTTCGGCGCGCTCCGACTCGCCGCGCAGCCCTTCCAGCTGCTCCTTCAGCTCGCGCACGGACTCGATGGCGTGCTTCTCGTTCTGCCACCGGGCGGTGAGCGCGGACAGCTCCTCGCGCTGCTCGGCCAGCTCCGCGCGCAGTGAGGCCAGCCGGTCGACGGACGCCGGATCCGATTCCTTCTCCAGCGCCATCTCCTCGATCTCCAGCCGGCGCACGGCGCGCTCCACCGTGTCGATCTCGACGGGCCGGGAGTCGATCTCCATCCGGAGCCGGGACGCGGCCTCGTCGACGAGGTCGATCGCCTTGTCCGGCAGGAACCGGGCCGTTATGTAGCGGTCGGACAGCGCGGCGGCCGCCACGAGCGCGGCGTCGGTGATCCGGACGCCGTGGTGCACCTCGTAGCGCTCCTTGAGGCCGCGCAGGATGCCGACGGTGTCCTCCACCGAGGGCTCGCCGACCAGCACCTGCTGGAACCGCCGCTCGAGGGCCGGGTCCTTCTCGATGCGCTGGCGGTACTCGTCGAGCGTGGTGGCGCCGACCATCCGCAGCTCGCCGCGGGCGAGCATCGGCTTGATCATGTTGCCGGCGTCCATCGCACCCTCGCCGGTGGCCCCGGCACCGACGATCGTGTGCAGCTCGTCGATGAACGTGACGACCTCACCGGCGCTGTCGGTGATCTCCTTGAGCACGGCCTTCAGCCGTTCCTCGAACTCACCGCGGTACTTCGCGCCCGCGACCATCGCGCCCAGGTCGAGCGCAACGACCCGCTTGCCGCGCAGCGACTCGGGCACGTCGCCCGCCACGATGCGCTGGGCGAGGCCCTCGACGATGGCGGTCTTGCCGACGCCGGGCTCGCCGATCAGCACGGGGTTGTTCTTGGTGCGCCGCGACAGCACCTGCACGACGCGGCGGATCTCGGTGTCGCGCCCGATCACCGGATCGAGCTCGCCCTTGCGCGCGCGCTCGGTGAGGTCGACGCCGTACTTCTCCAGGGCCTGGTAGGTGCCCTCCGGGTCGGGACTGGTGACCCGGCTCGACCCGCGGACCTTGGAGAAGGCCTCCCGCAGGGCGTCGGGAGTGGCGCCGTGGCGGCGCAGCAGGTCGGCGACCTGGCTGGGAGCCGACGCCAGTCCGACCAGCAGGTGCTCGGTGGAGACGTACTCGTCGCCCATCTCGGTGGCGAGCTGCTGGGCCGACCTGATCGCGGCCAGCGCCTCGCGGGAGAGCTCGGGGGCCCTCACCGTGGAGCCCGACGCCGAGGGCAGCCGGTTGCCGAGCTGCGTGAGCTCGCTGCGGACGGCAGCCGCGTCTGCGCCTACCGCGGCGAGCAGCGGCGCGGCGATACCGTCGGTCTGGGCCAGCAGCGCGCCGAGCAGGTGCGTCGGGCCCACGTCCGGGTTGCCGGCGAGGGCCGCCGCCTGCGCCGCGGCCGAGATGGCCTGCTGCGTCTTGGTGGTGGGGTTGAAATCCATCCCCTCGGTTCCTCCTGCACGTGGTCCGTCCGGGCACCATCGTGCCCGTCGAAAGTGACAACGTGAGGAAAGTTGAGTGTGTTCCGCTCAAGGGCCACTCTTCCGTGCCTGATTGCCTCCGCTCCGCTCCGGCGGGCTCCCGGGCCCTGTGACCCCGTCTTGCTCCTCCGGTGCTCGGCCGCTCGTCCCTCGCGCCCTGCGCGCCTCCCCCGCAAGACGGCGTCGGCCCGCGAGCGATACTCGGCCCGATGCCTGACGACGTACTCCTCACCAGCCTGCTCGCCGCGGTCGACGCCGCGCCCGACGACGTCCCGCTGCGGCTGCACGTGGCCGGCCTCCTCGCCGAGCGCGGGCGGCCCGCCGAGGCACTGCAGCACTGCAGCCAGGCGATCGCCCGCGACCCGGGCAACGCCGATGCGCTCGCGCTGCTGCAACGGCTCACGACCGCGATCGCCCCTCCGGCCACCCCGACCGCTCCGCCCACTCCCCGGCCCGAGCCGCAACGGCTGGACGGGTTCGACTGGGCCCAGGCCGAGGACGAGGTCGCCGACATCGCGGAGCCGGTCCCCGCCGAGGACGACGCCCCGAGCCCGGTGGTCGAGGACATCGAGCAGCCGGGCATCCGACTGGCGGACGTCGGCGGCATGCAGCAGGTCAAGGAGCGCCTCGAGCTCTCCTTCCTCGGCCCGATGCGCAACCCGCAGCTCGCCAAGGCGTTCGGCAAGAGCCTGAGCGGCGGCCTCCTGCTGTACGGCCCGCCGGGATGCGGCAAGACGTTCATCGCGCGGGCGGTTGCGGGTGAGCTCGGGGCGAGCTTCTTCAGCGTCGGGATCTCCGACGTCCTCGACATGTACACCGGGCAGAGCGAGCGCAACCTCGCCCGGATCTTCGCCGAGGCCCGCCGTCGCGCCCCCTGCGTGCTGTTCTTCGACGAGCTGGACGCTCTCGGCCAGAAGCGCTCGCACCTCGCGCACTCCAGCAGCATGCGCAACACCGTCAACCAGCTGCTCGCCGAGATGGACTCGGTCGCCGCCGACAACGACGGCGTGTTCGTGCTCGGCGCCACCAACCACCCGTGGGACATCGACAGCGCGCTCCGCAGGCCCGGCCGGTTCGACCGCGTGGTGCTCGTGCTCCCGCCCGACGCGCCCGCGCGTGCCGCGATCCTGCGCTACCACCTGCGGGACCGCCCGGTGGCGGAGGTGAACCTCGACCGCGTCGTCAAGCTCACGGAGCACTTCTCGGGCGCCGACCTCGCGCACGTCTGCACCACCGCGGCCGAGCGCGCGCTCGCGCTCTCGATGCGGGACGGCCGGCTGCACGCGCTCACGACGAAGGACCTCGAGTCGGCGATCAGGGAGATCCGGCCGAGCACCGGGCCGTGGTTCGCCACCGCCCGCAACGTGGTGGCGTTCGCCAACACCGACGGCGAGTACGACGACCTGGCCGCGTACCTGCGGAAGAACAAGAGGCTGTGAGCGCAGCGGGGAGCGCATCGGCGCTGGAGCGCGCCGTGCACCTGCGCCTGCTCCACCGGCTCGACGACGCGGAGCGGACGCTGCGCGAGGCGTTGGCGACCTCACCCGAGGACCCCGACCTGCTGGCCGAGCTGGCGTGGGTGCTGTACCTGGCCGAGCGGCCCGCGGAGGGACTCCCCGCCGCGGAGGCGGCGATCGCCCTCGCGCCCGGGCAGGCCCACTTCCACCAGTACCGGGCCGCGCTGCTCTCCGACCTGAAGCGGCACCACGATGCCGTGCAGGCCGCGTTCACGGCGAGATCACTGCGACCGGACGATCCCAAGATCGCCCGAACCTGCGCGCGGGTGCTCGTCCGCGCCGGCCGGAAGCACGAGGCCTACGAGGCCGCGCGGCAGGCCGTGGCGCTCGAGCCGGAGTCCGCGTTCTCGCACCTCCTCGTCGCCGACGCCGCCGACGAGCTCCGCGACCGGGTCACCGCGCGCCGCGCCTACGAGGAGGCGCTGCGGCTGGACCCGCAGAACGCCATGGCCCGCCACGACCTGGCCGTGCTCGACATCAACACCGGTCACCTGGCACGTGGGCTGCGCGGCCTCGTCGAGGCCGGGGAGCTGGACCCCACGATGCCGATCGTGCTGCGAACGGTCACCCACGTGGTCTGGAAGCTGTCGTGGCGGCTGAGGATGCTCTTCATCCCGGCGACGATCGCGTGCGTGGTGGCCTCGGGTGCCCAGCCGGACGAGCCGACCTGGTCGGCCCGCACCGCCGCCGGGTTCTCGCTGCTGGCGATCGGGCTGCTCGCCTGGTGGACCGTGCGCGGCCTCCCCGCCGGGGTCCGGCCCGCGGTGCTGGCCGCCCTGCGCGCCGACGGCCCGCTCCGCGTCACCTACCTGGGCATAGCCGCGTGCCTGCTCCTCTTCCTCGCGGTGGCGGTCACGGGCTTCGGCCTCTTCGCCGGGTTGGTGTGGCTCGTGCTGGGCCTGCTCGGGGTGCTGGCGCTGGTCGTCGGCGCGGTACGCAGGTTGCGCGCTCGCTGATCGGGCTGCTCCGGTTCCACGTGAAACTTCCGTCAACGGGGCCGCAGGATCCGCGAGCTGCCCCCGCCCAGGTGCGTGGTGCTCGGGAACCGCTTGCGACCGGCGTGGGGGCGCGGCCGCCACCGCGGCGTCTCCTTGGCCCGGAAGTAGTCGCCGCCCTTGCGGCCCGGGTCGTCGGTGCCCCACTCGCGCTTCTCGTGCACGCGCGCCATGCGCGGGATGTGCTTGCGGCAGTGGACGTAGGCCTCCTCGACCTCGACGACGACCCACCGCTCCGCCCGCCTGCCGTTCTCCGTGTCCGGCGGGACCTGCGGGAACGCCTCGGCGAACTCCTCCGCCTCCACGATCCGGGCGGTGCCGTTGACGTGCAGCCCGATGAGGTCCTCCTCGAAGTCGACCATCAGCAGGCCGATGTGGCCGTTCTCCGAGATGTTGCCGAGGCTCGCGTGCACCCCGTTGCCGCGGTACTCCGGGTACGCGAGCGTGCGGGCGTCGAGAACGCGGATGAACCCGGGAGGCCCGGCGCGCAGCGACGCGTCGCACTCACCGCGGGCATCCGCCGAGGCCACGAACACCATCTCCATCCGCTGGACGAACGCGACCATGGTCGGCAGCAGTCGATCACGGACCTGGTCGGCGTAGAAGCGGCGAGCGCGCGCCTCCGTGCCGTAAGCGCATTGCAGCGCGTGCTCACCCGTCGATCCGGGGACCGGATCGCACTCGACGGACCGTTCCGGCTCCGCGACGGTGCGATGGACGGTCGGCGGGCAGGTCTGAACGACAGCTTGGGTTGGGGGAGCCACCTCACCACCGTGCCACCCGAGCGCTGAAGAGTCACCGAAAGGCGTCACGCGCGATAAACTGCCCGCCGGACCCCGGTCCGCGCTCCCCGTTCCGACGAGCAGGAAGAAGCCGGCCTTCATGACCGCTGAACAGTTGCTCACGGCTGACCTCCACAGCATCGGTGAGCCGCGCGGTGAAGAGCACGGACGGGCACAGCTCATCAGGGACACCTGGGCGGAGGTCGAGCCGAGGGTCGAGGAGATGGGCCGGCTCTTCTACGCCACCCTGTTCCGGATCGCCCCGGAGAGCCGAGACCTGTTCCCGGTGAACATGGAGGTCCAGCGCAGCCGGCTGATGCGCGCGCTCGTCCACGTCGTGCAGATGATCGACCAGCCCGACGAGCTCGTGCCCTTCCTCGAGCAGCTCGGGCGCGACCACCGCAAGTTCGGGGTGGTCGCCCAGCACTACGAGGCGGTCGGCGAGGCATTGTTCACCGCCATCGGCACCACGGCGGGCCCCTCCATCTGGACCCCCGCGGTACGCGACGCCTGGGTCGACGCCTACGCCGTGGTGTCCACCGCCATGCGCGCAGCGGCCCAGGCCGAACGGGGGCCGGCGTCGTGGCTCGGCCGGGTGGTCGCGCACGAACGCCTCGGCTGGGACCTCGCGATCATCACCGTCCAGCCGGGCGAGCCCGTCCCGTACCGCGCAGGCCAGTACGTCAGCATCGAGACCCCGCAGCGCCCGCGGCTGTGGCGTTACCTGTCGCCAGCCAACGCACCGCGCGAGGACGGCACCCTCGAGTTCCACGTCCGCGCCGTCGACGGCGGCTGGGTGAGCCGCGCCATCGTCGCCCACTCCCGCATCGGCGACACCTGGCGCATCGGCCCCCCGATGGGGCGCATGCACGTCGACCCCGCCAGCGAACGCGACCTGCTGATGGTCAGCGGCGGCACCGGCATCGCACCCATCAAGGCCCTGCTCGAGGAGATCGCCGAGCGGCCGGAGCAACCCCGCACCCAGGTGTTCGTCGGGGGTCGCACCTGGGACGACCTCTACGACTTCACCAGCCTCCGCAAGTTCTCCTACAGCAACACCTGGCTGGACGTCATCCCCGTCGTCGAGGACGACCAGGGCACCTCCGGGGCCGAGCGCGGCACCCTCGCCGACGTCGTCACCCGGTACGGGGCGTGGTCCGACCACGATGTACTGGTCTGCGGCTCGCCTGCCATGATCCGGGCCACGGTCTCCCGGATGCTGGTGGCCGGCACGCCGCTCGACCGGATCAAGTACGACCCGTTCACGATGGACTGACGAGCAACTCCGATCGCGCGGCGCGTCCAGTAGGCGCGATGCACCGCAGCCGACTACCAGGCGTCCGCCGAGCGGACGGCGAGAACGTGCAGCTCGCGGGTTCCGCGGAACGCGTCGCGGCCGTGCAGGAAGCGGTAGTTGTCGAGCGCCAGTAGATCGCCCGCCTCCAGGCGGAAGCGCGGAGCGCACTCGAACGCGGTGGCGAGCACGTCGGCGTACTCGTCGAGGAACGCCATGT from Pseudonocardia cypriaca encodes:
- a CDS encoding globin domain-containing protein; amino-acid sequence: MTAEQLLTADLHSIGEPRGEEHGRAQLIRDTWAEVEPRVEEMGRLFYATLFRIAPESRDLFPVNMEVQRSRLMRALVHVVQMIDQPDELVPFLEQLGRDHRKFGVVAQHYEAVGEALFTAIGTTAGPSIWTPAVRDAWVDAYAVVSTAMRAAAQAERGPASWLGRVVAHERLGWDLAIITVQPGEPVPYRAGQYVSIETPQRPRLWRYLSPANAPREDGTLEFHVRAVDGGWVSRAIVAHSRIGDTWRIGPPMGRMHVDPASERDLLMVSGGTGIAPIKALLEEIAERPEQPRTQVFVGGRTWDDLYDFTSLRKFSYSNTWLDVIPVVEDDQGTSGAERGTLADVVTRYGAWSDHDVLVCGSPAMIRATVSRMLVAGTPLDRIKYDPFTMD